One genomic window of Hymenobacter sp. J193 includes the following:
- a CDS encoding tail fiber domain-containing protein, whose product MKHGYLFLTGLCALLATTARAQTGGVRIGTAGTPDAKAVLDLSATDKGLLIPRLDSVQRVGITSPTDGLMVFQTDGRTGFWYAMSGSWNFIPNKTRSGDNLGNHVATQNIVLNGKRLVGGTAATPGTVGLSVDANGLARLGNGYIRPVNNYSNGIGLHISNADAGLLMRTSIGMGPQDPPFSGQGDRLMWTSFYGAFRAGGVGGDQWDGANAGFYSAALGYDNVAAGFYSFAAGYDNEVRGHYSTALGRSNAVSSLSDAGLVFGRSCRVSDSYSVAGGYFNKAQGESAVALGQRCTANADYAIVMGRYASAGTRSGTFTIADGSINDSLKASVNNQFSARYAGGYRLFPNSNMSLGVSLAANGNSWQITSDSTKKELVRLADGNRFLEQINRMRLGSWNYKEQDPRTMRHYGPMAQDFYAAFGHDALGTIGNDSTINQADFDGVNLIAIQALYRQVLELKADNARLRQQGAADGPAAEPAGPGYYGSPGGAPAPPRSPAWRPGPALEPALQPPHPDAGHTRPKTTTPPTRRLGASIEAAYLAAKATPPPYGPKVRLRPLPACPSPTK is encoded by the coding sequence ATGAAACACGGCTACCTTTTCCTGACCGGCCTCTGTGCCCTGCTCGCCACCACTGCCCGGGCCCAAACCGGCGGGGTTCGCATCGGCACCGCCGGCACGCCCGATGCCAAAGCGGTGCTCGACCTCTCCGCCACCGACAAGGGCCTGCTCATTCCCCGCCTCGACTCGGTCCAGCGCGTCGGTATCACCTCCCCCACCGATGGGCTAATGGTATTCCAGACCGATGGCCGCACCGGCTTTTGGTACGCCATGAGCGGCAGCTGGAACTTCATCCCCAACAAAACCCGCTCGGGCGACAACCTCGGTAACCACGTCGCCACCCAAAACATTGTACTGAACGGTAAGCGCCTGGTGGGCGGCACGGCGGCCACGCCCGGCACCGTGGGCCTGAGCGTAGATGCCAACGGCCTGGCACGCCTGGGCAACGGCTACATCCGCCCTGTCAATAACTACAGCAACGGTATAGGCCTGCATATATCCAACGCCGATGCCGGCCTACTGATGCGCACGAGCATCGGCATGGGACCCCAGGATCCACCCTTCTCCGGACAGGGCGACCGGCTGATGTGGACCAGCTTCTACGGGGCCTTCCGCGCCGGGGGCGTCGGCGGGGACCAGTGGGACGGGGCGAATGCCGGCTTCTACTCCGCCGCCCTGGGATATGACAACGTTGCCGCTGGCTTCTATTCCTTCGCGGCAGGGTACGACAATGAGGTGCGCGGCCACTACAGCACGGCTCTGGGCCGCAGCAACGCCGTATCGTCGCTATCTGATGCCGGGCTGGTCTTTGGCCGCAGCTGCCGCGTCTCTGACAGCTACAGCGTGGCCGGGGGTTATTTCAACAAAGCCCAGGGCGAGTCGGCGGTGGCGCTGGGGCAGCGGTGCACCGCCAACGCCGACTACGCTATTGTCATGGGCCGCTACGCTTCAGCCGGCACCCGCAGCGGCACCTTCACCATTGCCGATGGCTCGATCAACGACTCGCTCAAAGCCTCGGTCAACAACCAGTTTTCGGCCCGCTACGCCGGGGGCTACCGCCTGTTTCCCAACAGCAACATGAGCTTGGGTGTATCCCTGGCCGCGAACGGCAATTCCTGGCAAATCACCTCCGACTCCACCAAAAAGGAGCTAGTGCGCCTGGCCGACGGCAACCGGTTTCTGGAGCAGATCAACCGGATGCGCCTGGGCTCGTGGAACTACAAGGAGCAGGACCCGCGCACCATGCGCCACTATGGCCCCATGGCCCAGGATTTCTACGCCGCCTTCGGCCACGACGCCCTCGGCACCATCGGCAACGACTCCACCATCAACCAGGCCGACTTCGACGGGGTGAACCTGATTGCCATCCAGGCCCTGTACCGGCAGGTACTGGAGTTAAAAGCCGACAACGCCCGCCTGCGCCAGCAGGGTGCAGCAGATGGGCCAGCAGCAGAACCTGCCGGCCCCGGCTACTACGGCAGCCCTGGAGGAGCGCCTGCGCCGCCTCGAAGCCCAGCTTGGCGCCCAGGCCCAGCGCTAGAGCCCGCTCTACAACCACCCCATCCTGACGCGGGCCACACCCGGCCCAAAACCACAACGCCCCCAACCAGGCGGCTGGGGGCGTCAATCGAAGCAGCCTACTTAGCCGCCAAAGCTACCCCGCCGCCGTACGGGCCGAAGGTACGTTTGCGGCCACTGCCTGCTTGCCCGTCACCGACAAAATAA
- a CDS encoding GAF domain-containing protein, which translates to MTTDERARLAELASYDILYSAQEKLFDNLVELAAYIFSVPVARIAFVHEREVWHKASVGMPAQEALTLEQTLCTRAIVADEPVLVYADLAVEPAQGTATAQERHIRFYAGVPVRTPRGFKIGTVCLAGYEPRELTAPEQDLLTQLADLVMLSLEARRQLLTRHQTEAWQQLREEAEDTLHNQMAVVRYLKARSEGLVPVPAELLNPIAKRLEEVALVLKGGMLSAR; encoded by the coding sequence ATGACTACCGATGAACGTGCCCGCCTGGCGGAGCTTGCGTCGTATGATATTCTTTATTCGGCGCAGGAAAAGCTGTTCGACAACCTCGTGGAGCTGGCGGCTTACATCTTCAGCGTGCCGGTAGCGCGCATTGCCTTCGTGCACGAGCGGGAAGTGTGGCACAAAGCCAGCGTAGGCATGCCGGCTCAGGAGGCCCTGACGCTGGAGCAAACCCTCTGTACCCGCGCCATCGTGGCCGACGAGCCGGTGCTGGTGTACGCCGATCTGGCCGTAGAGCCCGCGCAGGGCACGGCTACGGCTCAGGAGCGACACATCCGGTTTTATGCCGGGGTGCCGGTGCGTACGCCCAGGGGCTTCAAGATTGGGACGGTGTGCCTGGCCGGGTACGAGCCCCGCGAGCTGACCGCGCCCGAGCAGGACCTGCTCACGCAGCTGGCCGACCTGGTGATGCTGTCCCTGGAAGCTCGCCGCCAGCTGCTAACCCGGCACCAGACCGAGGCGTGGCAGCAGCTACGCGAAGAGGCTGAGGACACGCTACACAACCAGATGGCGGTGGTGCGCTACCTCAAAGCCCGTAGCGAAGGCCTCGTGCCAGTACCCGCTGAGCTGCTAAACCCTATTGCCAAGCGGCTAGAGGAAGTAGCCCTGGTGCTAAAAGGAGGAATGCTCTCAGCTAGATAA
- a CDS encoding NADP-dependent oxidoreductase yields the protein MRVQALSVNPVDAKSTEGKGIYGRIKDQQPLILGWDVAGTVEAVGAEVTTLQLGDEVFGMINFPGHARAYAEYVAAPATHLVRKPATTSPADAAAATLAALTAWQALVTQANVQAGQRVLVHAAAGGVGHYAVQLAKHLGAYVIGTASATKRDFVLSLGADEVIDYQQQAFEHAIAPVDVVLDSVAGETQLRSLDVLKPGGTLVSILGLTPDTPARAEQRQVQARAMLVDSNEPGMQQVADLLASGALRSHVSLTVPFAELPQALDQILTGRTQGKVVVTL from the coding sequence GTGCGCGTGCAGGCCTTGAGCGTCAACCCCGTCGATGCAAAGTCCACCGAGGGCAAGGGCATCTACGGCCGCATCAAAGACCAGCAGCCCCTCATCCTGGGCTGGGACGTAGCGGGCACCGTAGAAGCCGTGGGCGCCGAGGTAACCACCCTCCAGCTTGGCGACGAAGTGTTCGGCATGATCAACTTCCCCGGCCACGCCCGCGCCTACGCCGAGTACGTGGCTGCCCCCGCCACCCATCTGGTGCGCAAGCCCGCCACTACCAGCCCCGCCGATGCCGCTGCCGCTACTCTGGCTGCCCTCACCGCCTGGCAGGCCCTCGTCACGCAAGCCAACGTGCAGGCGGGGCAGCGCGTGCTGGTGCATGCCGCTGCGGGCGGGGTGGGCCACTACGCCGTGCAGCTAGCCAAGCACCTGGGCGCCTACGTCATCGGCACCGCCTCCGCCACCAAGCGCGACTTCGTGCTCAGCCTCGGCGCCGATGAGGTAATCGACTACCAGCAGCAGGCCTTTGAGCACGCCATAGCTCCGGTGGATGTTGTGCTTGACTCCGTAGCCGGCGAAACCCAGCTCCGCTCCCTCGACGTGCTCAAACCCGGCGGCACCCTGGTCAGCATCCTGGGCCTCACCCCCGACACTCCCGCACGCGCCGAGCAGCGCCAGGTGCAAGCCCGCGCTATGCTCGTGGACTCCAACGAGCCCGGCATGCAGCAAGTAGCCGACCTGCTCGCCAGCGGCGCGCTCCGCTCCCACGTCTCCCTCACGGTCCCCTTCGCCGAGCTGCCCCAGGCCCTGGACCAAATCCTCACCGGCCGGACCCAGGGCAAGGTGGTTGTCACGCTGTAA
- a CDS encoding alpha/beta fold hydrolase, producing the protein MELHHIRRGTGKPLLLIHGIGSTWHSWEPILDELAAHREVVAIDLPGHGQTPALPGTNTFLGLTDAVADWLRDEQLEGIDCVGSSMGARVVLELARRGVVGAVVSLDPGGFWEGWQTPFFYYSGAASVRLLRTLDPVLPTITSYTLGRTVLLAQFSVRPWAVPAHRALRELRSIARTSVYDEVLRDLVYGPRQQGLPAGSLRQPLVIGWGRQDRVCFPSQAGRAVEAFPDATLYWFDQCGHFPHWDQPAETVQLILSVTGKQAVAANVPSARTAAG; encoded by the coding sequence ATGGAACTGCATCATATCCGCCGCGGCACCGGCAAGCCTCTGCTGCTCATTCATGGCATTGGGAGTACCTGGCACTCCTGGGAGCCCATTCTCGATGAGCTGGCCGCGCACCGCGAGGTGGTAGCTATAGACCTGCCCGGGCACGGGCAAACGCCCGCACTACCGGGCACCAATACCTTTCTGGGCCTGACTGATGCCGTGGCGGACTGGTTGCGTGACGAGCAACTGGAGGGCATCGACTGCGTGGGCTCCTCGATGGGGGCGCGGGTGGTGCTGGAGCTGGCCCGGCGTGGGGTGGTGGGGGCGGTGGTGTCGCTGGACCCTGGGGGCTTCTGGGAGGGCTGGCAGACGCCTTTCTTCTACTACTCTGGCGCGGCCTCGGTACGCCTGCTGCGCACCCTGGACCCCGTGCTGCCTACTATCACCAGCTATACCTTGGGGCGGACGGTGCTGCTGGCGCAGTTCTCGGTGCGGCCCTGGGCGGTACCGGCTCACCGGGCGCTGCGGGAGCTGCGCAGCATTGCGCGCACTTCCGTGTACGACGAAGTGCTCCGCGACCTAGTGTACGGGCCCAGGCAGCAGGGCCTGCCCGCGGGCAGCCTGCGTCAGCCGCTGGTGATTGGGTGGGGGCGGCAGGATAGGGTGTGCTTTCCCAGCCAGGCGGGGCGGGCGGTGGAAGCCTTTCCGGATGCGACGCTGTACTGGTTTGACCAGTGCGGGCACTTCCCCCACTGGGACCAGCCTGCCGAAACCGTGCAGCTTATTTTGTCGGTGACGGGCAAGCAGGCAGTGGCCGCAAACGTACCTTCGGCCCGTACGGCGGCGGGGTAG
- a CDS encoding DUF1801 domain-containing protein, whose protein sequence is MPKPAATVEEFLRQLDAPLRAVVESLRQTLLAADPAVGEQIKWNSPSFYYTGPMAPFDPKEYRRDIVVLNLHRSHPLLVFPTGATIPDPTGLLEGTYADGRRLVPIRDLADAQAKAATLQQVVRAWLERVEPA, encoded by the coding sequence ATGCCCAAACCCGCCGCTACCGTTGAGGAATTTCTGCGCCAGCTTGATGCGCCGCTGCGGGCGGTAGTGGAGAGCTTGCGGCAAACCCTGCTGGCCGCCGACCCGGCCGTGGGGGAGCAGATCAAGTGGAACTCGCCGAGCTTCTACTACACCGGCCCGATGGCGCCCTTCGACCCGAAGGAGTACCGGCGCGACATCGTGGTGCTGAATCTGCACCGGAGCCACCCGCTGCTGGTGTTTCCCACGGGCGCCACCATTCCCGATCCGACCGGGCTGCTGGAAGGAACTTATGCCGACGGCCGCCGCCTGGTGCCCATCCGTGACCTGGCCGATGCCCAGGCCAAAGCGGCGACGCTGCAACAGGTGGTGCGGGCCTGGCTGGAGCGGGTAGAGCCAGCCTAG
- a CDS encoding SDR family oxidoreductase — MLLLLLVLGLGLSGCSTAKVGSATRQKVQGKTYVIIGASSGFGRGMAEQLGACKANVVLAARRTEVLEEVAAQVRAAGGSALVVTTDISQPEQVQRLADAAVKQYGKVDVWVNDVGVGGIGRFWEIPHADYSRLIDVNLKGIVYGSQIAIKLFQTQGRGVLMNLGSVESEVPLAYHAVYAATKGAIRNLGQALNQELRLNGYKHIEVVTIEPWAVDTPFWGHAANYSGGTPRMAAMDPPSKVVNAMVRASVRPRQELPVGWKARGAFFSHRLFPHFTERLSANIVHRYQIQTAPPAPATTGAVYEPTPSGRGVDDGVRQRIKQENHQRRQQKSKEVVSAQISLTDCQERALASSCVGK, encoded by the coding sequence ATGCTGTTGCTACTCCTTGTGCTGGGGCTGGGGCTGAGTGGCTGTAGCACCGCGAAGGTTGGCTCGGCCACCCGCCAAAAAGTGCAGGGCAAGACCTACGTAATCATTGGCGCCTCCAGCGGGTTTGGCCGCGGCATGGCCGAGCAGCTGGGCGCCTGCAAAGCCAACGTGGTACTGGCGGCCCGCCGTACCGAAGTACTGGAAGAAGTAGCCGCCCAGGTGCGGGCTGCGGGCGGCTCGGCGCTGGTCGTAACCACCGATATCAGCCAGCCGGAACAGGTACAGCGCCTGGCCGATGCCGCCGTGAAGCAGTACGGGAAGGTAGATGTTTGGGTAAACGACGTAGGCGTAGGCGGCATTGGCCGGTTCTGGGAAATTCCCCATGCCGATTACTCCCGGCTGATTGACGTCAACCTCAAAGGCATCGTTTATGGCAGCCAAATAGCTATAAAGCTGTTTCAGACGCAGGGCCGGGGCGTGCTCATGAACCTGGGCTCCGTGGAAAGCGAGGTGCCCCTGGCCTACCATGCCGTATATGCCGCTACCAAGGGCGCCATCCGCAACCTCGGCCAGGCCCTCAACCAGGAGCTGCGCCTGAATGGATACAAGCATATTGAGGTGGTGACGATAGAGCCCTGGGCGGTGGACACGCCTTTTTGGGGCCACGCGGCCAATTACAGCGGCGGCACCCCGCGCATGGCCGCTATGGACCCGCCTTCCAAAGTGGTTAATGCCATGGTGCGTGCTTCGGTGCGGCCCCGGCAGGAGCTGCCGGTAGGCTGGAAGGCCCGCGGGGCATTCTTCTCGCACAGGCTGTTTCCCCACTTTACGGAGCGGTTATCGGCCAACATTGTGCACCGCTACCAGATTCAGACCGCTCCTCCGGCCCCGGCTACTACAGGCGCGGTGTATGAGCCCACGCCTTCAGGCCGGGGTGTGGATGACGGGGTGCGCCAGCGCATAAAGCAGGAAAACCACCAGCGGCGCCAGCAAAAAAGTAAAGAAGTGGTTTCTGCTCAGATTAGCTTGACTGATTGTCAGGAAAGGGCCCTGGCAAGCTCGTGCGTAGGAAAATGA
- a CDS encoding RNA-binding domain-containing protein: MALAAQELQQILAQGEGISVEFKQARKGIPRDAFETVCAFLNRQGGYLILGVRDDGQVQGVAAGLVEQLKRDFTTLSNNPNKLHPAMLLELTEISLDGQQLLYVYVPQSSQVHRCDNVVFDRGHEGDFRVTSDTDISQLYVRKSSFYTEGRIYQFLRMEDLRPELLPRVRTLIRNNRANHPWLALDDLEFMRQSGLWKRDYQTGQEGFTLAAALLLGRDEVIQNVLPHYRIDALVRRQDMDRYDDRVDIRTNLLDAYDQLMNFTTRHLPDKFFLQNGLRSSLRDFIFREVVGNLIVHREYINPTPASFIIYADRVEVRNANKPTHYGPINPEQFAPFPKNPTIANFFGQLGRVDELGSGIRNVTIGLREYAPGKQAGFIEEDVFRTIIPIPTSTVSDPLGFVFLVKLLVLYPA, translated from the coding sequence ATGGCGTTAGCGGCACAGGAACTGCAACAGATACTTGCGCAGGGAGAAGGTATTTCAGTAGAGTTTAAGCAGGCACGCAAGGGCATACCGCGTGATGCTTTCGAAACGGTTTGTGCCTTCCTGAACCGCCAGGGTGGTTATCTCATACTCGGCGTGCGGGATGATGGACAGGTACAAGGAGTAGCTGCAGGTTTGGTGGAGCAACTAAAACGGGACTTCACCACGCTCAGCAATAACCCGAACAAGCTGCACCCGGCGATGCTGTTGGAGCTAACCGAAATATCTCTGGATGGCCAACAACTATTGTACGTATATGTGCCGCAAAGCTCACAAGTACATCGGTGCGACAACGTGGTGTTTGATAGAGGCCACGAAGGAGATTTTCGCGTTACAAGCGACACCGATATTAGTCAACTATACGTTCGCAAAAGTAGCTTCTACACCGAAGGACGGATTTATCAGTTTCTGCGCATGGAAGATTTGAGGCCGGAATTGTTGCCTCGGGTCCGTACGCTTATCCGAAACAACCGCGCGAATCATCCGTGGCTGGCGCTGGATGATCTGGAGTTTATGCGGCAGTCGGGACTATGGAAACGGGACTATCAGACTGGACAAGAGGGATTCACGCTGGCGGCGGCTTTACTGCTGGGACGGGACGAGGTAATCCAGAATGTATTGCCCCATTACCGGATTGATGCGCTAGTGCGCCGGCAGGATATGGACCGGTATGATGACCGGGTGGATATTCGGACAAATCTGCTCGATGCCTACGACCAGCTAATGAATTTCACGACTCGTCATCTGCCGGACAAGTTCTTTCTGCAGAATGGCCTGCGCAGCAGCCTGCGAGATTTTATTTTCCGGGAGGTAGTTGGCAACCTCATTGTGCATCGGGAGTACATCAATCCTACGCCCGCCAGTTTTATTATCTATGCTGACCGGGTAGAAGTACGCAATGCGAACAAGCCCACCCATTATGGCCCTATCAATCCGGAGCAGTTCGCTCCGTTTCCGAAAAATCCTACTATTGCCAACTTTTTCGGGCAACTGGGCCGGGTAGATGAATTAGGATCTGGTATTCGCAACGTCACCATTGGGTTAAGGGAGTATGCACCAGGCAAGCAAGCGGGGTTTATTGAGGAAGACGTATTCAGAACGATAATACCAATCCCTACTTCGACAGTCAGTGACCCTTTGGGTTTTGTTTTTCTCGTGAAGTTGCTAGTGCTTTATCCGGCTTAG
- a CDS encoding M50 family metallopeptidase: MLDFSKPDTPESSLTPEQLKQKKRRQGIFNLAFLLGPLLWLKGADWFTSISSQAEALHLPWPVLLLFWLIALVLANFLVVIIHELGHVAGALSAGFTVVSFTAGILHLERKATGWQARLQRLVAKVGGMVQVYTTHYDHLRRRYMLVVAAGPAANLLSGSLALLLLAALPESFGSTPENRLPEYLFSTLLSIFGWISIVQGVLGFVPVRTTTGYIQDSLMLSHMLRRDKAMYQQLFLLQLSGSSYQGTRPRLWNTEWVQGLLAHSSETIGENVLDCYAHSWAYIYFDDCQDLDSARRHLNEALDRKHLASAEVQQYLFCEAAYVAALRTHDVEQARHWLNRAQQVKPFTAQEGLFAQAAVLWAEGNTPQAEAFLQAAHKQLQDAIDTGSKLQSTDRMQELQSRLQQTTSATVSA, translated from the coding sequence ATGCTCGACTTCTCAAAGCCTGATACGCCTGAATCTTCACTTACTCCTGAGCAACTGAAGCAAAAGAAGAGACGGCAAGGGATATTCAATCTAGCCTTTTTGCTGGGCCCGCTGCTGTGGCTAAAAGGCGCTGACTGGTTTACCAGCATCTCCTCCCAGGCCGAAGCCTTACACTTGCCCTGGCCTGTTTTGCTATTGTTTTGGCTGATTGCGCTTGTGCTTGCCAATTTCCTGGTCGTCATTATCCATGAGCTAGGCCATGTAGCAGGGGCACTATCAGCAGGCTTTACAGTAGTATCTTTTACCGCCGGCATTTTACATCTGGAGCGAAAGGCAACTGGCTGGCAAGCTCGCCTGCAGAGGCTTGTGGCTAAAGTGGGCGGTATGGTTCAGGTGTACACCACTCACTACGACCACTTACGCCGCCGGTATATGCTGGTAGTAGCCGCTGGTCCGGCAGCTAACCTGCTCAGTGGTAGCTTGGCCTTACTACTCTTAGCAGCTTTACCCGAGTCGTTTGGTAGCACCCCAGAGAATAGACTACCTGAGTATCTGTTCTCCACACTCCTTTCTATTTTCGGTTGGATATCCATCGTGCAAGGAGTCCTGGGGTTCGTGCCTGTGAGAACTACTACCGGCTATATTCAGGATAGCCTCATGCTGTCGCATATGCTCCGACGGGATAAAGCCATGTATCAGCAGCTGTTCCTGCTGCAGCTCTCGGGGTCATCTTACCAAGGCACTCGGCCGCGTCTGTGGAATACCGAATGGGTACAAGGCCTTCTAGCGCATAGCAGCGAAACCATCGGTGAGAATGTGCTGGACTGTTATGCCCATTCCTGGGCCTATATCTATTTCGATGATTGCCAGGACTTGGATAGCGCCCGGCGGCACCTGAATGAGGCGCTGGATCGGAAGCACCTTGCCTCAGCCGAGGTGCAACAGTATCTGTTCTGTGAAGCGGCTTACGTAGCGGCCCTGCGTACCCACGATGTAGAGCAGGCGCGTCATTGGCTGAACCGTGCCCAACAAGTGAAGCCTTTCACGGCGCAGGAGGGGCTTTTTGCCCAAGCAGCCGTGTTGTGGGCCGAAGGAAACACTCCCCAGGCAGAAGCCTTTCTTCAGGCTGCGCACAAGCAGCTGCAGGATGCTATAGATACAGGCTCAAAGCTTCAGTCAACAGACCGAATGCAGGAGCTACAATCACGCCTTCAGCAGACAACTTCCGCAACGGTATCAGCCTAG
- a CDS encoding OmpA family protein, whose amino-acid sequence MSRRLRLAGPLLLALLTAACSDKQPAATAASEAGQPLTGTADAPFGASPPTTASPAAAPRPDQGQKLTGQVSDLSGAASELGGQMTDMGLVINFDTDVLFDFDKADIKPGATPTLEKLAEVVKQYTKSRVVISGYTDAKGDDAYNRTLSQRRAQAIADWLTQHQAGAAGQFQVQGLGEANPVAPNTKPDGSDNPEGRQQNRRVEVVIS is encoded by the coding sequence ATGAGCCGCCGCCTCCGCTTGGCCGGGCCGCTGCTGCTGGCCCTGCTCACTGCCGCCTGCTCCGATAAACAGCCAGCTGCCACTGCTGCCTCCGAAGCCGGCCAGCCCCTGACGGGCACTGCCGATGCTCCCTTTGGTGCCTCCCCTCCCACCACGGCCAGTCCCGCCGCCGCCCCCCGCCCCGACCAGGGCCAGAAGCTTACCGGCCAGGTCAGCGACTTGTCGGGCGCGGCCAGTGAGCTGGGCGGCCAGATGACCGATATGGGCCTGGTCATCAACTTCGATACCGACGTGCTCTTCGACTTCGACAAAGCCGACATCAAGCCCGGGGCCACGCCCACCCTGGAGAAACTGGCCGAAGTGGTCAAGCAGTACACCAAAAGTCGCGTCGTTATCAGCGGCTACACCGACGCTAAGGGCGACGACGCCTACAACCGCACCCTTTCCCAGCGCCGCGCCCAGGCCATTGCCGACTGGCTTACCCAGCACCAGGCAGGTGCCGCCGGGCAGTTTCAGGTGCAGGGCCTCGGCGAAGCCAACCCCGTAGCGCCCAACACCAAGCCCGACGGCTCCGACAACCCCGAAGGCCGCCAGCAAAACCGCCGGGTAGAGGTGGTCATTTCCTGA
- a CDS encoding DeoR family transcriptional regulator, with product MPSAVQSRLAIELEILRIRGLQTSSQLATLVNVTARTIRRDMAILREQELVVLNGNAYELHEAWEQLDVGT from the coding sequence TTGCCTTCTGCAGTTCAAAGCAGACTAGCTATTGAGTTAGAGATTTTAAGGATAAGAGGTTTGCAGACATCCTCCCAACTAGCCACATTAGTGAATGTTACCGCCAGAACAATTCGGCGAGACATGGCTATCCTGCGGGAGCAAGAGTTAGTCGTGCTCAACGGTAATGCATATGAGTTGCATGAAGCGTGGGAACAACTGGACGTAGGGACATGA
- a CDS encoding AraC family transcriptional regulator: MQVELSHAPFEILVEDVTEWRKRPEKHNFFELVLVEEGQGRQCINYQYVPYHQHSIFLLPPLNCHSFEVLTPTRFLFVRFTNQVFDKSRPGEVDFEDWFRKMSYILVNYNRVPGDIIRSGCDKEHLIHLLQLVRHEHARRDKFSAGMIQSCLVTILNILARNIEGAFMAAGGSAAAPRFQQVLNHVQHHLFDNEQLRVARLAEEFNVSATYFGEYFRRNAGESLQEYVLKSRLKVAEARLLYSGNSVKEIAYELGFSDASHLSRLFKKYHGYTIQAFKQRGAFDLLTAGAPTCSTVAWRT, from the coding sequence ATGCAAGTAGAGCTTTCCCACGCGCCGTTTGAGATTCTGGTAGAGGACGTGACGGAGTGGCGCAAGCGGCCGGAGAAGCACAACTTCTTCGAGCTGGTGCTGGTGGAAGAAGGGCAGGGACGGCAGTGCATCAACTACCAGTACGTGCCCTACCATCAGCACAGCATCTTTCTGCTGCCCCCGCTCAACTGCCATTCCTTTGAGGTGCTCACGCCCACGCGCTTTTTGTTCGTGCGCTTCACCAACCAGGTGTTTGATAAGAGCCGGCCGGGGGAAGTGGACTTCGAGGATTGGTTTCGGAAGATGTCCTACATCCTGGTGAACTACAACCGGGTGCCGGGCGACATCATCCGCTCTGGGTGCGACAAAGAGCACCTGATACACTTGCTGCAACTGGTGCGCCACGAGCACGCCCGGCGCGACAAGTTCTCGGCGGGCATGATTCAGAGCTGCCTGGTGACGATTCTCAACATCCTGGCCCGCAACATTGAGGGAGCATTTATGGCGGCCGGAGGCAGCGCAGCGGCCCCGCGCTTTCAGCAGGTGCTCAACCACGTGCAGCACCACCTCTTCGACAACGAGCAGCTGCGCGTGGCCCGGCTGGCCGAAGAGTTCAACGTGTCGGCCACGTACTTTGGGGAGTATTTCCGGCGCAACGCGGGGGAGTCGCTGCAGGAGTACGTGCTGAAGTCGCGGTTGAAGGTGGCGGAGGCGCGGCTGCTGTACTCGGGCAACTCGGTCAAGGAAATTGCCTACGAGCTGGGCTTCAGCGACGCCAGCCACCTTTCGCGTTTGTTTAAGAAGTACCACGGCTACACCATTCAGGCCTTCAAGCAGCGCGGAGCCTTCGACTTGCTCACGGCCGGCGCGCCCACCTGCAGCACCGTGGCTTGGCGTACATAG
- a CDS encoding GIY-YIG nuclease family protein, with product MYVYILTNPTQTVLYIGVTNGLKRRLYEHSQGRGDAGKFTGRYQSDLLVYYEQCPDATQAIAREKQLKG from the coding sequence ATGTACGTCTACATCCTGACCAACCCGACCCAAACCGTACTTTACATTGGCGTGACGAATGGCCTCAAGCGTCGCCTGTATGAGCACAGCCAGGGCCGCGGCGATGCAGGCAAGTTCACCGGGCGGTACCAATCGGATTTGCTGGTGTACTACGAGCAGTGCCCCGACGCAACGCAGGCCATTGCCCGGGAAAAGCAGTTGAAAGGCTGA